The Candidatus Cetobacterium colombiensis DNA segment CGTGGTCATTCTACACATATCAGAGGCTTGTCCCAAGAAAAGGTATGTGTTCCTTGTGCGGTTAATAGGAATGGCTTGTCTATCTCCAAGATTACGAATGTAAATGTTAAAATAAAAATACCCAAAAATGTCAAAATGAAATTGGACAATTTGGGTATTTTTTTATGACTCAATGATAAAATAATCCTATCTCAAAATGCAGCTAGGAGGAGTCATGAGGAAAGATATTTTAAATGAAATTAATTTTTTAAGAAAGGAAGGAAAAATAGTGATTAATAAATCAGAATTGGCTAGACGATTAGGATGTGATCGTAAAACTGTTGCTAAATATTTAAATGAAAGTTGTTGTATTAGCGATAAATCCAACAATCGAGAATATACATCTAAATTAGACAGTTTTAAACCCATTATTATCGAAAAAGTTGATTGTTATGGAGCAAGCGCAAAATCTGTTTATGATTTTATCGTAAAGAAGGGTTTTTCAGGGAAATACGGAATTGTTAAAAAATTTGTAAAAGAATATAAAAATAAAAATAGAAATACTGCAACAATTAGATTTGAAACTTCTCCTGGATTTCAGGCGCAAGTAGACTGGAAAGAAAACTTTAAGCTCTTAAATAAGAATAATGAAATTTTTGAAATTAATATCTTCTTAATTGTATTGGGATATTCTAGACTTAAATATATTCAACTTACAAGTAATCGAAACCAAAAAACTTTATTTGATTGTTTGATAAATTCATTTAAATATTTTAAAGGTGTTCCCAAAGAAATTCTTTTTGATAATATGTCTACAGTTGTAGATAGAAAAACATCTACATTCAAAACAATTACTCTCAATGATAAATTTAAATATTTTTCAAAAGAAATTGGCTTTACACCTGTTCTTTGCAGACCATATAGACCTCAAACCAAAGGAAAGGTTGAAGCGCTTGCTAAACTAATGGATCGTTTAAAAGTTTACAATAAAGAATTCAATACCTTTGATGATATCAATAATATTATTAAAGTTTTTAATAAAGATATAAATAATGAAATAATATCAGGATTATTTGAATCTCCAAATAACCGTTACGAAAGAGAGAAAGAGTATTTAATTCCACTTCCATCTGATGAAACTTTAGCCCCTTTTATCGCCAAATATAAAGACTATAAAGTTTCAAAAGAATCTT contains these protein-coding regions:
- the istA gene encoding IS21 family transposase gives rise to the protein MRKDILNEINFLRKEGKIVINKSELARRLGCDRKTVAKYLNESCCISDKSNNREYTSKLDSFKPIIIEKVDCYGASAKSVYDFIVKKGFSGKYGIVKKFVKEYKNKNRNTATIRFETSPGFQAQVDWKENFKLLNKNNEIFEINIFLIVLGYSRLKYIQLTSNRNQKTLFDCLINSFKYFKGVPKEILFDNMSTVVDRKTSTFKTITLNDKFKYFSKEIGFTPVLCRPYRPQTKGKVEALAKLMDRLKVYNKEFNTFDDINNIIKVFNKDINNEIISGLFESPNNRYEREKEYLIPLPSDETLAPFIAKYKDYKVSKESLILFNGQKYSVPTLLIGKYVTVEDTDTHIQIYYNSDLITSHQKSEKVFNYKLDHAKEILKSDALKSKSDQEIEAFIEKNLKSLDIFLDQ